In Ovis aries strain OAR_USU_Benz2616 breed Rambouillet chromosome 13, ARS-UI_Ramb_v3.0, whole genome shotgun sequence, the following are encoded in one genomic region:
- the TKDP1 gene encoding trophoblast Kunitz domain protein 1 precursor → MRQLCLSTALLFLLVILVDSTPLNIYHIQDEGLETSHRRGPEKRSVIDVVSGIINGVATGTKIIEKGAGILTGLAEIITKAIKGQVMISRIQFDNHTLEELPTLQLEYSTLSEENNGLKTSHRRGLEKRSVTDVVTSIINGVATGTKIIEKGAGILTGLAEIITKAIKGQVMISGIQFDNHTLEEYQTLKIEYSTLSEENKASKPALCLEPKVTGDCNATMTRYFYNTQTGLCEQFVYTGCEGNGNNFENLEDCMKTCSQEAGSL, encoded by the exons ATGAGACAGCTCTGCCTCTCCAcagcccttctcttcctcctggtTATCCTGGTGGACAGCACCCCGCTGAATATATACCATATCCAGGATGAAG GTCTGGAGACAAGCCATAGAAGGGGACCTGAGAAACGTTCAGTAATAGATGTGGTTTCAGGTATCATTAACGGTGTGGCTACAG GTACCAAGATTATCGAGAAGGGAGCTGGAATACTGACAGGATTGGCTGAAATAATCACTAAAGCCATTAAAG GTCAGGTGATGATTTCCAGAATTCAATTTGATAACCATACACTAGAGGAATTGCCAACACTCCAGCTTGAATACTCAACACTCAGTGAGGAGAATAATG GTCTGAAGACAAGCCACAGAAGGGGACTTGAGAAGCGTTCAGTAACAGATGTGGTTACAAGTATCATCAACGGTGTGGCTACAG GTACCAAGATTATTGAGAAGGGAGCCGGAATACTGACAGGATTGGCTGAAATAATCACTAAAGCCATTAAAG GTCAAGTGATGATTTCCGGAATACAGTTTGATAACCATACACTAGAGGAATACCAAACACTCAAGATTGAATACTCAACACTCAGTGAGGAGAATAAAG CTTCTAAGCCTGCCCTTTGCCTGGAGCCTAAAGTAACAGGTGACTGCAATGCCACAATGACCAGGTACTTCTACAACACCCAGACTGGCCTCTGTGAGCAGTTTGTGTACACTGGCTGTGAAGGGAATGGAAACAACTTCGAAAATTTAGAGGACTGCATGAAGACCtgctctcaagaggcagggtCTCTGTG A